In Numida meleagris isolate 19003 breed g44 Domestic line unplaced genomic scaffold, NumMel1.0 unplaced_Scaffold310, whole genome shotgun sequence, the following proteins share a genomic window:
- the DAD1 gene encoding dolichyl-diphosphooligosaccharide--protein glycosyltransferase subunit DAD1 — protein MSGAAGSGVGAAGSVGSVVRRFLAEYSSGTPSRLKVLDAYLLYVMLTGALQFGYCLGVGTFPFNSFLSGFISAVGSFILGVCLRIQINPQNKGEFQGISPERAFADFLFANTILHLVVINFVG, from the exons ATGTCGGGCGCGGCAGGTTCGGGTGTGGGGGCTGCGGGTTCGGTAGGTTCCGTGGTGCGGCGCTTCCTGGCGGAGTACAGCAGCGGCACGCCGAGCCGCCTCAAGGTGCTGGACGCCTACCTGCTGTACGTGATGCTCACCGGGGCGCTCCAGTTTGGCTACTGCCTGGGCGTCGGCACCTTTCCTTTCAACTCCTTCCTCAGCGGCTTTATCTCCGCCGTCGGCAGCTTCATCCTCGGCG TTTGTCTCCGGATCCAGATTAACCCCCAGAACAAAGGCGAGTTCCAAGGCATTTCACCAGAGCGAGCATTTGCTGATTTCCTCTTTGCCAACACCATCCTGCATCTCGTTGTTATCAATTTTGTTGGCTGA